GCTGAACTGTTTTGGTGTTGATGAAATTATGGAGATTACTATGAGCCCAATTATGAGATGTTGGAAAACAAGTGCAGTCACAGAGAATCGCAATAGAAGGAATCAGGAATGATCCAAAAGAGGCCATTTGAACCAGCCTGAGGCAGGCTGCCCCAGTTGTCCAAAAGGTCTGCTTTTCACTAAAATGCAAAACAACTGGCATTCCTGTTTTGCCAAATATGTACATCCTGCTCTTCCAGATGCTGAGAGGCAGACTGTTGCAGGGCATGGATTGTGTTGGTGGTGAACCGTCAGAGAACTGACAAATAAGAATGTATTTTTGTGAGCCACTGTTTCCTTCCGTTCATGTAACAGTTGTGGTACTGAACCATGTTCGTTTTTGCCCCCTGCCTAGAAAGCCAAGCAGCAagatgacgagattgcagcaTAGAGAGAGTTTACTTACatggcagccatgtgaggaagcaagagcatgagcctcaaattcgcttccctgaaaatagggactcagggatatttatgggataggggacaaggtggtctgaaatgcgGAGAGAGGtaattggaggtgaggagaggtgaggtaattgatgatctgcgaaAGCGtggtcagacttcatgcctcttcataggacccatgttcacaaaatggtgatgttagcatgatctgagggtggagtttttagcctcttgacgtcaaaaggtcacctatcaaACATCTGTGCGGggccagttgatgagttggtggtctcaaccggcctgaagtggacaaggagttataattcctgaaaaacagcttacacatcattaccatggtgacccacgctccaggaagatgttatctataggaacctagtgggagtcagagagcataTTGCCTCAGCAGCACAGTTAACCGTGGGTGGGTAAAAGCTATAagcagtaattgcaaaaaggaaaaaaacttcttAGTTCCTAggtacttaatcatcaatgggtAACTCTCTGCCAGTTTCAGTCACTATCTGGTCATTGCTCACTGGTGATTTAATTAAACTACAAAAGGAACGGACGTAACACCTGTAGGACTGGATCTCTCACGGTCCCCAGTGACAGCTGCTACCAGGGCAAAACTCTCGGCAAGCACTCAACTGGGTAATGTCCATAGTTCAAAGTTCTGGGAAGTGAGCAAGAGAGGGCTCACCAGGTTAAGGATGAAGCTGCTTTTGTGCCCACACAGTAAATGGCTGTTTCAAAAGCTATGCCTTCTGTTTCACCTAATGTCTTTGACTGTAGGGAGACTCTCCATACAGACTAAGGGTGAGGCCCCGTAAAAGACACGTGACCCTGATGTCCTTGCTCTCTAGACCCGTTACAACATCAGATTCCTCTGGAGAAACCATATGCCTTTGTCCAGATGTGCTGGACAAGAGAAATAGTCACGTATTTCAGGGGATTTTAGATACAGATTCAAGGATAATGCAAATTCCTGGAAACTCCAGTCAAATGGAAAAGACTGTGTCTGAGGATATGGAGGAGGAAGGATCAGAGGTGGACAGGTTTTACTAGGCCTACAAGTCAGACACTGAGGACCAATTATCCTCTACAGTGGTCTCATCActccttgacttctttttttaaagactttttatttttaaataacttgagGCTTACAGAAATGTGGCAAGAATAGTACAGGATTCCCTTTACCCTTCATCTGGCTACCCCTAATGTTAACCATACTTACAAAACCATAGTACaaatatcaaaatcaggaaattaacattgatataataCTACTAACCATGACAGTATTATTGGAATTAACTAATTGTTACTTGGAGAAAGGACTTACTCAAAAGGGTGGTATATTGGCTGCTAAAAATGGAAACATGTAGAGCTGTCTTGTCCCAACAAACCTGTAAAGATGAAATAGTACCAGGCCCAGGACCACAGGTGAGACGGGAGTAATTGGGAGTCTGTCCCCACCTCCAGCTTTCCCCTTTAGCTCTCAGTTGGGTTATCTGAAAAGCACATGGAGCGCAGATGTTAACTGAAGATTACAGAAAACTAGCTGACCTTGTGTTAACTGTGGCTGCCAGTGTTCCTCTGTAGGAAGATCTTTCTAAATCACCCCTGACTGGCATCCTTTTATCGATCTTACTAGGGCATTGCTTTCAATCCCAGTACATTTTCGACATCAACAGCAGTTTGCTCTCACTTGGCAGCGAGTGGTTTCCAGTCTCGCCTCCAAGATCTTTCAGTTCTCTAACATTTGTCATCTTCTGTTAGGGTGGGAATTAAACAGACGTCCTAAACCTGATTCAGATATTGAAAGTACTCCTTAGGTTGATGGCCTACTGATCAGAGGGGACTCAGAAGCAATCATTTCTGAAGCTCAGCCTTTCCATATTGAATTTATATTGAAAGGCAGTGTGCTATTAAGCATGGCAAAGTTCAGGAGCCCTTGCTCAGATAGAAACCTTTCTGGAAGTGTCATTGCCCGGGGAAACCAGAGGAATTGTACATGCAAAGGCTTTTGTCCATCCATGAAGTCGCTCCGCCTAAACAGAGGCAcaggaattaatttttatgtgtaatACTGGAGATGTCATGTATCTGGGTGTTAAGTGACAGCCACTTCAGTCAGTCACCAGACAAGCACTGGAATGTCTCTGAGGCCACTCCCCTCCCTCGAGGGCAAAGTCTGTTCTTCTAGCAGCTGATGCAGGTACAGGTCACCGGTCCCACTGCCAGTTGGCTGCTTGGCCTCTGCTTCTTCTGTGGAGTCCCCAAGGGCACAATTCCCCAGAGGAGGGCACTTCTGAATGGCCCAGCCCAGGCTCCTCCTTAGCTGCTGTTCCCTCGTGTGCCTGGGAGCCATCTCTGTGCCTCTTCACAGCCACCTCGGcatcagggaagggagagggagaagccGCGTTTCTCCCAGCCTTTTCTGAAATCTGAGTGCAGATGCCAATTATTGCGCTGGTGGCCACAGCACTCAGGTAAAACTCTTTGCAAGCTCAGTGTTCCTAGTTGACGACAGCCTGTAACACTATAAACAATAGGTGTTCTCACTAAACTCTGAGATCTGGGGTCTAGTCTGatatctttttgtttcatttataaatatttattgagcttctgtTTCCTGGGCATCTTCCATGTACTCCATCCAGCCTGCTCCGTGCGTGAGAAGGGTCAGCTAATGTTTGGCTTCAGCCAAAGAGAAGCACGCACAAGATACTGAAGGGCATGAGGAGAATGAGGTCAAGGTGTCTATTCTCCTCACTCCTGCCACCTCACGATAGGTTGCCTGCCTCTCTCCATGAAGGCGACAGCTCCTGCCAGGTATCCTCTCCCCTGAGCCTACAGGCCCAAGGTTCTGCACCAAACCTTGTTGGCTTTTTTATTTAACCTTGCCCATACCTTTGCAAACAGTCCCTTATGAAACTCTCCTCAAATTGCCCAGTTTGAAAGCGCCACTTGTTTCCTGCCACAATTCTGATACAACTCAACACGGACACTGTGGTGGCCAGATCCGAGAGTTAAGGACTGTTCTCCACAAGCccatctgggtgagcagtgtGGGATAGGCTCCCGAGAGACCAAAGACAAGACCCGGAGACAGAGAAAAGGACATATaggtttattgggagttacttaGAGGGAAGGTCCAGTGGAGGCCGGCTGGACAGCAACGACCACAAGCTACCACCCTGAGAGAAggttgcttaagtaggcagaggaacaaaggctgcaagTGTGCCAAGCGGGACCGCCCCTGTATGACCCACAGTCCAAGGATCAGAGCGccacccctcccccgccccgggcCTCCGTGTTCCCTCAGACCCGAGGGTCTTGGTGCTAACTCTCTCACGAGAAACcagctgggttggccaagcccGGGACTGTTATCGTTGTGAGTGCTGGTGTAGCCCAAACAAGGAGCCTCAAAGACACATGGTTTTTAAAGGCGCACGCCAGCTAAAGCCCCTACAAGGACCAAAACTCTGAGCACCTGCTTTAGGTCTATCAGTGTGGTGTGTTCACATGTGTTAACCTATGTAATCATCACAATAagccttttacagataaggaatctGGTTTCAGAGGCTTCATTATGTGCCTTGCCAAGGATCACCATGCTATTAAAGAGCAGGGTCAGACTGGAAACCAGTTAAGTTTCACTGCATAAACATCTACATGCTCTGGAAGACATTCCAGGTAGCCTTAGTTCTAAGAAAAAGGCTTGTTAAAGGATTGGGGGATGAGAAAGGGATTAGGACTATGTTTTTCCACTGATCACCCGAATTACAACTACCTgggatgatttttaaaactccagATTCTTGGAACTGCCAATATGTTTCCCAATCCACTAGCTCTCAACAGTCGCTGTACCTCTGTTTCGACACTCGGCACAGTGGATTGCAGGATTAGTAATTAACTCTGATCTTGGCAGACACTTTCTCCCACTCAGGCGCGAGGGGATTGGCCCCCACTCTAGGCGATCTCACACAGCAGCTTAGAGAGTGTCCCCTGCCCGCCCAAACGGAGTAAGGACAAAGGTTCCAACTGCGCCTGCTTCCCAGCGGGGTGGAGAGACGCCCCGCCAACCCGTGACTCCGCCGAGCCAGGCCGCCCCTTTCCGGCGCAGATCCGCATGGCGGCGACGGTGACCGTGGAGCCCGCGGGCCGCTGCCTCTGGGACGAGCCCGTGCGCATCGCCGTGCGCGGCCTGGCCCCGGGGCAACCGGTCACGCTGCGCGCGTCCCTGCGCGACGAGAAGGGCGCGCTCTTCCGGGCCCACGCGCGCTACCGCGCCGACGCCACGGGCCAGCTGGGCCTGGAGCGCGCGCCCGCGCTGGGCGGCAGCTTCGTGGGGCTCGAGCCCATGGGGCTCCTCTGGGCCCTGGAGCCCGAGAAGCCCCTGCTGCGGCTGGTGAAGCGGGACGTGCAGACGCCGTTCGCCGTGCAGCTGGAGGTGCTCGACGGCCACGAGCCCGAGGCCGGGCGGCTGCTGGGCCGGGCGGTGCACGAGCGCGCCTTCCTGGGGCCCGGGGTGCGGCGGGAGCCGGTGCGCGCGGGCCGGGTGCGCGCCACGCTCTTCCTGCCGCCAGGTGAGCGGCTCCCTTTCCAGGCTGTTCTGGAGAGACCAGTGGAGTCCCAAGACCCTGGGCGACCCCTTGCCTGTCCCGGGAACCCACATGGTTGTGGAACTTTCCTAAAGTGGTCACCGCGCTGCAGATTCTATTATGGATTCTGGGgagaagtttttcttcttttaagtttCAGGTTACTTCCTGGAGGCATTGTCACTCCCATAACTATACTAAAAGTGCATTTATTGAGAGCCACTCTGTGCCAGCCGTGTGACTGTGTTTCAGATACCAATAGTAGGTAATGACTTCGGCTGTTGTGCAAGAGTGATTTTTGCCTCCTTTCACGTCAATTTCCAAGGAGGCTAAAATCCACAGACAGAGGCAGTGCCCCATAAtcctacaaaacaaacaaaaacctctcTGATGGTCCGCTCTCCCCCTACCATAAACAGtctgtcagtggttctcaacctgggaTGATTTCCCCCcactccaggggacatttggcagtatCTGgatatatttttggttgtcacaactggggggtgggggtgggagggtattgacatctagtggatagaggccagagatgctgctaaacatctatagtgcacaggacagccccacatcAAAGAAATATCTTATTCAAACGTCTGTAGTGCACTTAGTCTTTAGTGGAGAAACCCTAAAGTTAAAACAAGGGGTTTTGCTATGTAAAAGTGGCCTGGGAACGAGACCCCTGACCCCCCGCTTCCAACCAGATTCTTGACTGAAACCTGTACTATATAGAAGCTGGAGTTTCCAGAGCTCACAGAATCCCTAAACTCAATTCTGTGATTATTATTCTCCAATACAAGAAGCCCTGCTGTAGTCTTATAGCTCTTCTACAATTCACAACCTTAACTAGTGGATGCTCACTCAACTGTGAACTCCTGGGGCTGGAATTGGGTCTTACCCATCTCTGTATTCCTAGAGGCTTCACAGGCATAGAGTAAGGAGCTCGATAAATCATACTGACTCTTTCACTAAGAATCTCctaaaaactttctttaaaaaaaatatctttcaccTCCTAGCTATGGTATGTGATATTCCAGTCAAGTCAATCTTGTAACTATTTCAGTGTCTACTATGTGGTCCACttaaaattcattgttttctATCTCCAAGTCTCTTGTAAATAATGTAGCTGGGTTCAATCATTTAACAAATGTGCGTTAAGTCAAGGACTGTGCTACATACTGGGATGCAGTAGCTAGCAAAATCAGACATGGGCCTCACTGTACTTACAGCCTAATAGAGGATATAGGCAACTATACTGGTACCTATCAGTGTGGTAAGTGCTGTGTCTGCGGAAGTACAGCCTAGGGTGCTGGTGGGAACATTGAGAAGACTATCTAAGGCAACTCAGCCTTGGTGGGGATCTGGGAAGGCTTCCAGGAAGGGGGATCTAAACTTAGATTTGAAGAATGGGGAGTCAACCAGGTCAATAAaggtggagaggggaggagaacaGTATATCCCATTTTCAGGGGCCAAAGAGAACATGGCACACTTAGGGTTGGTGTTCTTTAAGGCTGGAGCAGAGGGTGCTCTGAAGTGGAGAGTATGTTCTAATAATCCCCTATATAGTAGAGTGCGTGACAGCTCTCAAAGCATTCTCAAATCAAATTTTGTGGAAAATGTACATCTCATCATcatatgttatttctaatttggtttatttatattattgttttttgaaaatttatgaaaaattctgGAGAAAATAAGGTATTTtgttcctcctcccttctcctcgaAGGTAactaaaaaaaaaggggggggggcagAGTAAACAGAGTCCTTCTTCCACCAACCCGCCCAGCCCTAGCCTTCCTTGCTTCAAAAATTTCTCTTTGCTGACTGCCAAAATCTGAACCCCAAGAGTGTATTTTGAAAGTCTAAAGCTCCTTATGATATGTGGTGCTCTCCAGGCACAGGGCCCTTCTCTGGGATCATCGATTTGTTTGGAACTGGTGGTGGCCTTTGTGAATACAGGGCCAGCCTCCTGGCTGGACATGGTTTTGCTGTGCTTGCTCTGGCGTATTTCAGATTTGAAGACCTCCCTGAATATTTAAATGATGTGCACCTGGAGTACTTTGACGAAGCCGTGCACTTCATGCTGCAGCATCCAAAGGTGGGTTCTGGCCTGAACGCAGAGGAGAGGGGTTGGAGTGGACACAGGGCTGGATCTAAAAGCCCTACCAGGACGCCAGGGGCTGGAAGTATGCCATGAGACACAAAGGCTCCTTCAAACGTTACtagtattatattttcatttctacccATCTCTCGCCAATCCCTCAAGACTCACCTGTTTAGTTCCCTTTAATTCTAAACCATAATTCAAAGAGCTGGACTAAAAAGTTACTACCCTTAAATTCTGGTTCTGCATCTACCACCAAGTGGCCTTATAATCCTGAATAAGGCAAttgctctctctgtttttctcatttataagatTAATGTAATTACATACAAGAAAAAGTTTGACtataaagaaacatttttgagACAATTGGTGACATTTGAATAGGGACTATATATTTGATGATGTTAAGGAATCATTAATTTTGTTAAGTGTGATAACGGTATTGTAGTTTTATGGAGGAAGTTCTTATCTGAGactggaaaaaattaattaaaatattttggcatgTTTATAAATGGAATACATACTCTATGCTCCTATCTGGACTTAAAAAGACCCAAACGTTCTAATGTTAAGGAGTAAGATGTTCTGCAAGGTCTGTAGGATCGTCTAACTCTGTTAGAATTCAGGGGCTGGTCTCTTAGCAGAGCTGCTAAAATCTAGATGATCTTGAATTGTGATGATTGGTTTATTTACGGGAGATAAGGCCCTGGGGAAAAGAAGAGACCAATATATAAGGTCAGTTCCACCCTTAGACCTAGGCAAGAGGGGCTTCTGGCCTGGGCCTCTTGTTTTAGGCCACACTCTGGCCTTCCTTTGGCTGCATCTCCATTCATAGGGTGAGGAATCCGAGGGACCAAGGGAATGTGTCCACCAAAAACCCATGTGCCCCCCAACCACGCCCTTAGCATCTGGAACCCCAGAATATTCTGCTGAACAGCACTGATCCTGCTTCCAGGCCCTATGCCTCTTCCCTGGGTCCAGCAATGTGAATACACCTAGGCCTTAAACATATTGTCTAGGTGTCCACACACAAGTGTGAGAGTCCCCTCAAGGTGCATGATGGAGCCAAGagatgggaagagaaggaggTGGGCTAGGGACCAGGGACTAGAGCCAGGGGTTGGCTCTTCCCTATGCCATGTTCCAGCACAGAACTCCAAGGAGTTCCAAGATTTTACATTTGAGCCTGACCTTATAAATTGTTATGGAGGTATATTTATCAAGGTAGGagaaaagaatgtattttatttaacactttgttcatttgatttataacttttcaaaatttaagtATAGGGTATAAGGGCCTCTGTGTGTACTCTTGACCTAAGCCATAAATATTAGTGGAGGGCCTGTGTACTAGGATATCAATTGATTTGCTTATTAGAAGACACTTGAACTTTATAGGTTGTTGCATAAGGAAGGAAAGCAAATGATATTTGAGAAAGCTACCTAGATAATGTAAAATCTTCGTGTATGTCCTCCATTTATGAATTCTaggcttgttctctctctctcttcatcagGTGAAAGGACCTAGTGTTGGGCTTCTTGGCTTCTCCAAAGGAGGTGATCTGTGTCTCTCAATGGCCTCTTTCCTAAAGAACATCACAGCCACCGTACTTATCAATGCCTGTGTGGCCAACACAATAGCTCCTCTGCATTACAAGGGTATGATTATTCCTAATCTCAGCAATGACCCAGGAAAACATGCGATCACTGAATCAGGCCTTTTGGATTTCATGGATATTTGGAACAATCCACTGGAGGAACCCAACCACCAAAGTCTTATTCCATTGGAAAAGGCCCAGGGGCCCTTCCTGTTTATTGTTGGCATGGATGATCATAACTGGAAGAGTGAATGCTACGCTCGTATAGCCTCTGAACGGTTACAAGCCCATGGGAAAGACAAACCCCAGATAATCTACTATCCAGGTACTGGTCACTGTATTGACCCaccttattttcctccttctagaGCCTCTGTGCATGCATTGTTAGGCCAAGCAATATTCTATGGAGGTGAGCCAAAGGCTCATTCAAGGGCACAGGTAGATGCCTGGCAGCAAATTCAAACTTTCTTCCATAAACATCTCAATGGTAAAAAATCTGTCAAGCCCAGcaaaatataacattataatcATAGACCAGATACTACTAACAAAAATCCTATTCATACAACATCTATTGGGTTTTCCCGAGCACCTGGGAACCTTTTTGTAACAAAGGAACtatcttggcttccttgtcagtCCTACTGGATTCTCAGCCTTTGCAACCCTCCTTTCTTCACTGCTGGGTCCACCCGTCTCTCCCCTGAACTTTACCCAGTGTGTAGGTTTAACCCTTATCTTATCTGTAGGACCAACCTGAACTTTAAGCAGGATAAATGTAAGAAGTGCTTGCCCAACTCTCAATTGCTGGCCTAGCTTTGGCCTTGTGTTCTGGTTCTGAGGACTGAGCTCCTGTTTTGCTAAGACTCCCAGATCCCCTTTGGGCCCTAACTGACCATGTCTGAACCTTGGGAACCTGCCTATTTGAGTCCCTTAAGGAGTGGGCTCTGGTTCATTCTTGCCAGTACACATTCCTGAATACATACAAAGTAAAGTTGAATCCTTTATGACAAAATGTGTTGTAAGCAAAACAGTATATTGACATATATTGTTGATATACTTCCTCTATATTTACTGTCTGCCTGAATTCTCAATCTTGCCTGCCTAGAGTAACGCCTTGGTGGCAACAGATTTTCTGGACTATGCCCTATGGGCCACTGCCGTAATCTTTGGATGTCATGTTATGCCTGCCAAATCAGACTTCCTCCAACACCATCTGCTCCTATTACCTTTCTACTGGGAAGGACTGGGATCGGTCTGCTTCAACCCATTGCAATGCACTGAGCACTATCTAGAGTCATAAGAGACAAGAAAAGAGGGTCTTCCTTGAGTGGAAGACACATCACGTGGTTTGCTGGGCACATATAAAATCTTTCACCAATTTGAGTATCCAAGCAAATGCTCATTAGACATTAACTAATGAAAAGAAGGATTCCTTAGAAGTAACTTAATTTTGATCAATTGTCAAAAATATGTGTCAAATGTAGTTATTCACTATGTAGTATAATTTTCTATGATGGGAATTCTTGGAGCCTCTCCTTTAACTCCCTCCCAGATGATCCTGCTACCCTTGAGATGCCTTTGGGATGGGGGAATCACAGGATGAAGTTATAAGGAAAGCAGCTGGGAGGGTGAGAGAAGAGAGCCAAAAAGAGAGCATCAGAAGCTAAGCATGAGGATGATGACTAAACATCTCTGTACTAAAGCACTAGGTGTAGGGACAGCCCTACAACTCCATTTCCTCTTACTGATAAAGTAGCCTAGAAATGACCTGCACTGACTAGAGATATTTGGTCACTTTCCCCTCAAAGTTGACTATATGTAGCCACCTGTCTCTAAGATTTCAAAAAGAATTTCAGGTTGTTACAAAGCTACATAAAATATAGTAAATGTGAATtcacagggagaaagagaaaaggtatCCATAAAATGGAGCCAGAAATGAGGCTAATACAATAGTGCTTATTATGAAGTCCTATATAATCGCCTTAATTGGGCCACTCATTCAGTCTTATGTTTTCTAGTGGTTTATGGAAAGAAGTAAACCCAATCAGTTACACAAAATTTACAGCATTCATAAAAGCAAAGCTTAGAAATCAATTTCTCCCACTAAGAAACATTAAGTGACATAAAAGGTAGTGTATCCTCAAGGATGTGTCTACAGATGTAAATCCCAGACTCTACCACTCACTGTATGAACTTGGGTAAGTTAGTAACCTCTCTAtgcctttatttcctcatctctaaagcagggataataataatagtgataatagaAACTACCTCATTGCACTGTTgtgattaaattagataatccaAGTAAAGCACTTACATTATTTAAACTCTCAAATATTAGCTcttatttcagatgaggaaattgagacccgGGAAGGTTAAGACATATACCTGGTTGATGGGAGAACTGGGTCAGTCCAAACTCCAAAGCCTATGGCCTTCATTGACCATGGGCTCTACTGCCTTCTAGCCAGAAGAGACATGCTCCTCTTGTGCAGAGCTGCATGAAGAGGGTTACTGGAAAGTTAAGGGTAAATTAGGGTCACATAATGGAGGCTCCATAAACCAAATTGGAGAGttcacatttaaaatgataaaaaaaataaggaactatttttaacatattgatttttttttaatggctgccaGTAATTTTTCCTTGAAGCTTAGTGGCTCAAAGCAGTTGAagcctaaaaaaaatttaattggagacacttttaaaaaagaaaacaacggaaaacaaatcagaaaatataatgaaattcagcccattgttcttttctttgtccaCCTAATAACCTTCAATGTACTTCCCACAGGGTAAGAAAGGCCaatagagaattttgaaagcaaataGATGTTTTCGTCAactgagcatttaaaaaatatttgtataaaccTATTACATATTTCAGCCAGCTAAAAACACAAAGACTTCTTATTTCAAAGTATAACTAACCTATTATGTACATTCATTTTAAATGGTCTTTGAAGACTGGGAAGAAGAAATCTTGTAGAAGGCCTTCTGTTTCTTCAAGTGGTAACAAGCAGATATGCACAAAATCCAATATTCACAGCCACTATAATGATGGATTTGGGGGCAGAAGTCAAGATtacttgagttctttttctaaaACTGGGGGTcaggcatatatgtatatattctccAAAGAGAGAGGGACCTTAACAAGTACTTTTCAAAGACAACAGGATTGTTAAAAGGCTCTAAAACCAGAAATTCTTGGTCTAGTGAGCATATGGTTTCAGCGGCAAATATTTTCGATTCACAAATCAGGATACATGACAATTATGATCTTATTTATGGGGTAAGTGGgataagatatttgaaaatgagattgttttaaaaaattcaagatttATATATACACCCTTCTTTCTTGACAGAGCAGTTTAATAGAATGTTTTCACTTGGGATAATTAACCTCACCTTACATATGCATTTTAATTAAGATGGAATTCTAtagcagaaaaattttaaattacaaatatcaATACATTCTTCATTGTAAAAGATTCAAGTAATACAGATAAAATAAAaggtctttttaatttattattcagTCTTCTCCCAGGGTAATTACTGTTACCAACTTGAAGTATACCAAGTATACCACAACTATTTTGTGTGCATGTACATGCATATATTtgtatgaatgaaaaaaattatggtTTTGAGTTcaatgccttttctctttttaaaaataaataaataaataaatgtcatataTTGTAAGCTTTTTTCCTCCATGtgtgaaaataaacatttttaatacttGTGCCAGGCCACAGGACAATAGAGATTATTTCCAGTGTATACATCTGTAGCGCTGCCTCATCTGAAACGCTTAAACTTTAACCTTGACAGTCTTTCTTAATCCCGGGCAAAAATAATTTCAAGCAAGAAAAGGAATTCGGCAGGAGCCTAGTACACGTAGCCTCCTATGACCAGGCTTAGGGAACCGTATCCCCTGGTGGCCAGTCAGGGGTTTTAGAGAAGGCGACCCGCCAGCATTTTCTGTCGGAAATCATTAATTTCTCATTCTCGTTACGTCGAGGGGTAGGTGTGGGAGGAGTTCCTGCGTCTCTCCGGCGGTCCCATCGCCGGGCTTCTAAAAGCACGAACGACCCGGGCCCTCCTAAGTCGCCCCTTCCTGCAGCCCTTTGCTGAGTGGCGCCGCAGGGACCAGCCCAGGTCCTCTTGCCCGCGGCGCTGCTCCCGGCCCTGGCCTGCCCAGCGGGGCCCGCCCCCGACCGCGGACCCTCCGTCCGGCGTGCGACAGGCCTTGTCTCTGGCTGGGGTCAAAGCCTCGAAGAGGCCGGTGCCACGTGGCGGGCAGCCTGGGCCGCGCTCTGAACCCCCGGGATGCCCTTCCAGCTCCGAGGTCGATGTCCACATCGTCCCTTGCTTCCCCAAAGGCCGCAACCCTGGCTGTCACACCCAAGACTGGGCTGGCCGGCGAGCTCCTGGATAGTAAAGTGGAGAGCTTAGGCCCCCGGGAGCGGTGACCCTGCGGCGTCAGCTGCCGAGGCCGCCGCCTC
The nucleotide sequence above comes from Equus asinus isolate D_3611 breed Donkey chromosome 7, EquAss-T2T_v2, whole genome shotgun sequence. Encoded proteins:
- the LOC106827719 gene encoding acyl-coenzyme A thioesterase 6 isoform X1, producing MAATVTVEPAGRCLWDEPVRIAVRGLAPGQPVTLRASLRDEKGALFRAHARYRADATGQLGLERAPALGGSFVGLEPMGLLWALEPEKPLLRLVKRDVQTPFAVQLEVLDGHEPEAGRLLGRAVHERAFLGPGVRREPVRAGRVRATLFLPPGTGPFSGIIDLFGTGGGLCEYRASLLAGHGFAVLALAYFRFEDLPEYLNDVHLEYFDEAVHFMLQHPKVKGPSVGLLGFSKGGDLCLSMASFLKNITATVLINACVANTIAPLHYKGMIIPNLSNDPGKHAITESGLLDFMDIWNNPLEEPNHQSLIPLEKAQGPFLFIVGMDDHNWKSECYARIASERLQAHGKDKPQIIYYPGTGHCIDPPYFPPSRASVHALLGQAIFYGGEPKAHSRAQVDAWQQIQTFFHKHLNGKKSVKPSKI
- the LOC106827719 gene encoding acyl-coenzyme A thioesterase 6 isoform X2, with translation MAATVTVEPAGRCLWDEPVRIAVRGLAPGQPVTLRASLRDEKGALFRAHARYRADATGQLGLERAPALGGSFVGLEPMGLLWALEPEKPLLRLVKRDVQTPFAVQLEVLDGHEPEAGRLLGRAVHERAFLGPGVRREPVRAGRVRATLFLPPGTGPFSGIIDLFGTGGGLCEYRASLLAGHGFAVLALAYFRFEDLPEYLNDVHLEYFDEAVHFMLQHPKVKGPSVGLLGFSKGGDLCLSMASFLKNITATVLINACVANTIAPLHYKGMIIPNLSNDPGKHAITESGLLDFMDIWNNPLEEPNHQSLIPLEKAQGPFLFIVGMDDHNWKSECYARIASERLQAHGKDKPQIIYYPDGPFPGLTDTFSDGGLNES
- the LOC106827719 gene encoding acyl-coenzyme A thioesterase 6 isoform X3, with protein sequence MAATVTVEPAGRCLWDEPVRIAVRGLAPGQPVTLRASLRDEKGALFRAHARYRADATGQLGLERAPALGGSFVGLEPMGLLWALEPEKPLLRLVKRDVQTPFAVQLEVLDGHEPEAGRLLGRAVHERAFLGPGVRREPVRAGRVRATLFLPPGTGPFSGIIDLFGTGGGLCEYRASLLAGHGFAVLALAYFRFEDLPEYLNDVHLEYFDEAVHFMLQHPKVKGPSVGLLGFSKGGDLCLSMASFLKNITATVLINACVANTIAPLHYKGMIIPNLSNDPGKHAITESGLLDFMDIWNNPLEEPNHQSLIPLEKAQGPFLFIVGMDDHNWKSECYARIASERLQAHGKDKPQIIYYPE